In one window of Desulforhabdus amnigena DNA:
- a CDS encoding DEAD/DEAH box helicase, with the protein MAIDRQLKRKKDREEREKARREAVEEAARKEKTAEYRSLMNKAYEAKDYGATLKWSLKILEIQPADDDTRHMAIYCAYQLKDMDAFHRILEEGWNAGVLTRKDHLMLLGEYYVSEENYPKAVEVLRPLMQKSPGLTGSLPHQKADEVTKLYQHAVIQMMLSSREMYKKTRAKESKARKTPPATTGKVPHRESAATSAKSSAPPPQEQKAAPEAKTPVPESLPRLRVVFDTHQEPVLEAIEARQRSDPAALELALRAYRFSFRTSYDQLICLPTLRNIQSFWYQEETARKVMKNFRGRAILADEVGLGKTIEAGLILKEYMMRGLVRSALILTPSSLVHQWQGELGDKFDIPFVSTNDPLFKQDPDRFWKEPFILASIQTAKTRRHFETVTARTYDMVIVDEAHHVKNRTTLNWKLVNAIQKTFLLMLTATPVQNSLEELYNLVTLLRPGHLKTQKAFKEEFVTKGNPTDPRNREKLRGLLKEVMVRNTRSVTQLHLPPRFATTVRIAPSRAEEEFYQAVSGFVSEQASGSSSGSSKLTLRKLLEAAGSSHAAALRMLERMEQKGEAPERVAELLAMGRRISMGAKAANVVELLNASPDQKIIFVNYTATLEHLEQILRARKIPYVVFQGSLTAAQKQEAIEAFRGGRKVLLATGTGGEGHNLQFCHVMLNYDLPWNPMEIEQRIGRIHRIGQEKEVQVYNFCASGSIEDHILDVLDRKINMFELVVGEMDMILGRLQGEEEFSDLVYEIWVKHPDEAERKKAFDALAVRLKRARSAYEKSRELDEKLFQEDFGV; encoded by the coding sequence ATGGCCATTGATCGTCAATTGAAGAGAAAAAAAGATCGCGAGGAAAGGGAGAAAGCCAGAAGGGAAGCGGTCGAAGAGGCGGCTCGAAAGGAAAAAACGGCCGAGTATCGTTCTCTCATGAACAAAGCCTACGAGGCGAAGGACTATGGAGCCACTCTCAAGTGGAGCCTCAAGATCCTCGAAATCCAGCCTGCCGACGACGATACAAGACACATGGCGATCTATTGCGCGTACCAGCTCAAGGATATGGACGCATTTCACAGGATCCTGGAAGAGGGTTGGAATGCCGGCGTGCTGACCCGCAAGGATCATCTGATGCTGCTGGGAGAGTATTATGTGAGCGAGGAGAATTACCCGAAGGCGGTGGAAGTTCTCAGACCCCTCATGCAAAAATCGCCGGGGCTGACCGGCAGCCTGCCGCACCAAAAGGCCGATGAGGTCACGAAACTCTATCAGCATGCTGTCATTCAAATGATGCTGAGCAGCAGGGAGATGTACAAAAAAACCCGGGCCAAAGAGTCGAAAGCGCGCAAAACTCCTCCTGCAACAACAGGGAAAGTCCCGCATCGAGAGTCTGCAGCCACATCCGCAAAATCTTCCGCTCCCCCTCCTCAGGAGCAAAAGGCGGCCCCGGAAGCGAAAACGCCGGTCCCCGAAAGTCTCCCCAGGCTCAGGGTTGTCTTCGATACGCACCAGGAACCGGTGTTGGAGGCCATCGAAGCCCGCCAAAGGAGTGATCCTGCAGCGCTCGAACTTGCCCTGAGGGCCTACAGGTTTTCCTTTCGCACCTCCTATGATCAGCTCATCTGCCTGCCCACTCTTCGAAACATCCAGTCGTTCTGGTACCAGGAGGAGACGGCGCGGAAGGTCATGAAGAACTTCCGGGGCCGGGCCATCCTGGCCGACGAGGTGGGGCTCGGGAAGACCATCGAGGCGGGGCTCATCCTCAAAGAGTACATGATGCGGGGCCTGGTGCGTTCGGCCCTGATCCTTACTCCCAGCTCCCTGGTGCACCAGTGGCAGGGGGAGCTCGGGGACAAGTTCGACATCCCCTTTGTTTCCACAAACGATCCACTCTTCAAGCAAGACCCAGACCGGTTCTGGAAGGAGCCCTTCATTCTGGCCTCCATCCAGACGGCCAAAACCAGGCGCCACTTCGAGACGGTGACGGCGCGCACCTACGACATGGTGATCGTCGACGAAGCCCATCACGTCAAGAATCGCACCACTCTCAACTGGAAACTGGTGAACGCCATCCAGAAGACGTTTCTCCTCATGCTCACGGCAACACCGGTCCAGAACAGTCTCGAGGAGCTCTACAACCTGGTCACCCTCCTCCGTCCGGGACATCTCAAGACGCAGAAGGCCTTCAAGGAGGAGTTCGTCACGAAGGGCAACCCCACGGACCCGCGCAACCGGGAAAAGCTGCGCGGCCTTCTCAAGGAAGTCATGGTGCGAAACACCCGCTCCGTCACGCAGCTCCACCTGCCCCCGCGCTTTGCCACAACGGTGCGCATCGCCCCGAGCCGTGCGGAGGAGGAGTTCTATCAGGCCGTCAGCGGGTTTGTGAGCGAGCAGGCGTCGGGGAGTTCTTCCGGGTCCTCGAAGCTCACTTTGCGAAAGCTCCTGGAAGCGGCGGGATCTTCTCATGCTGCGGCCCTGCGTATGTTGGAGAGGATGGAGCAGAAGGGGGAGGCACCGGAACGGGTGGCAGAACTCCTGGCCATGGGAAGGCGGATCTCCATGGGAGCCAAGGCGGCGAATGTCGTGGAGCTTCTCAATGCATCGCCCGACCAGAAGATCATCTTCGTCAACTATACCGCCACACTGGAGCATCTCGAACAAATCCTGCGTGCCCGGAAGATCCCCTATGTGGTCTTCCAGGGCAGTCTCACCGCAGCTCAGAAGCAGGAAGCCATAGAGGCTTTTCGAGGGGGCCGCAAGGTCCTTTTGGCAACCGGAACGGGAGGCGAAGGGCACAACCTGCAGTTCTGCCACGTGATGCTCAACTACGATCTTCCCTGGAACCCCATGGAAATCGAGCAGCGTATCGGCCGCATCCATCGCATCGGGCAGGAAAAGGAGGTACAGGTTTACAACTTCTGTGCGTCCGGAAGTATCGAGGACCATATCCTCGATGTGCTCGACCGCAAGATCAACATGTTCGAGCTCGTGGTGGGGGAAATGGATATGATTCTCGGGCGGTTGCAGGGAGAGGAGGAATTCAGCGACCTGGTCTACGAGATCTGGGTGAAGCATCCCGATGAGGCCGAGCGCAAAAAGGCCTTCGATGCCCTGGCTGTAAGGCTCAAACGGGCCAGGTCCGCCTACGAGAAGAGCAGGGAACTCGATGAGAAGCTCTTTCAGGAGGACTTCGGCGTATGA